A section of the Triplophysa dalaica isolate WHDGS20190420 chromosome 8, ASM1584641v1, whole genome shotgun sequence genome encodes:
- the igfbp5b gene encoding insulin-like growth factor-binding protein 5b isoform X2 yields MFLVVLVTFLTALSISFGSYVPCEPCDQKALSMCPPVPVGCQLVKEPGCGCCRTCALAEGQACGVYTSTCTHGLRCLPRSGEEKPLHALLHGRGVCTNEKGYKPSQPPIDVINNKKNAAVRKDKKKQMEKHRFVGHLDYSPNPIDKHEPEFGPCRRKLDGTIQSMKDTSRIMALSLYLPNCDRKGFFKRKQCKPSRGRKRGICWCVDKYGAQLPGTDYSGGNIQCKDLENSNNNE; encoded by the exons ATGTTTCTAGTCGTGCTGGTTACATTTCTCACGGCTTTGTCCATCAGCTTTGGCTCGTATGTGCCGTGCGAGCCTTGCGATCAGAAGGCGTTATCCATGTGTCCTCCGGTGCCGGTGGGTTGTCAGCTGGTTAAGGAGCCCGGCTGCGGCTGCTGCCGTACTTGCGCTTTGGCGGAGGGTCAGGCGTGCGGTGTCTACACCAGTACGTGCACTCACGGGCTGCGCTGCCTACCGCGGAGCGGAGAAGAGAAGCCGCTTCACGCCCTGTTGCACGGCAGGGGAGTGTGTACGAACGAGAAAGGATACAAACCATCGCAACCACCCATCG ACGTGATCAACAACAAGAAAAACGCAGCAGTTCGCAAGGACAAGAAGAAACAGATGGAGAAGCATCGCTTCGTGGGCCATTTGGACTACTCGCCTAATCCCATCGACAAGCACGAGCCAGAATTT GGTCCCTGCAGGAGGAAGCTGGACGGAACTATTCAAAGTATGAAAGACACTTCCCGCATCATGGCTCTTTCCCTTTACCTTCCCAACTGTGACAGAAAGGGATTCTTCAAGCGTAAACAG TGCAAACCATCCCGTGGCCGGAAGCGAGGCATCTGCTGGTGCGTGGACAAATACGGCGCGCAGCTGCCCGGCACCGACTACAGCGGCGGCAACATCCAGTGCAAGGATCTGgaaaacagcaacaacaacgaGTGA
- the igfbp5b gene encoding insulin-like growth factor-binding protein 5b isoform X1 — protein MFLVVLVTFLTALSISFGSYVPCEPCDQKALSMCPPVPVGCQLVKEPGCGCCRTCALAEGQACGVYTSTCTHGLRCLPRSGEEKPLHALLHGRGVCTNEKGYKPSQPPIDHESIEHDDTAKAETTEDQPPKIPLYPKPDVINNKKNAAVRKDKKKQMEKHRFVGHLDYSPNPIDKHEPEFGPCRRKLDGTIQSMKDTSRIMALSLYLPNCDRKGFFKRKQCKPSRGRKRGICWCVDKYGAQLPGTDYSGGNIQCKDLENSNNNE, from the exons ATGTTTCTAGTCGTGCTGGTTACATTTCTCACGGCTTTGTCCATCAGCTTTGGCTCGTATGTGCCGTGCGAGCCTTGCGATCAGAAGGCGTTATCCATGTGTCCTCCGGTGCCGGTGGGTTGTCAGCTGGTTAAGGAGCCCGGCTGCGGCTGCTGCCGTACTTGCGCTTTGGCGGAGGGTCAGGCGTGCGGTGTCTACACCAGTACGTGCACTCACGGGCTGCGCTGCCTACCGCGGAGCGGAGAAGAGAAGCCGCTTCACGCCCTGTTGCACGGCAGGGGAGTGTGTACGAACGAGAAAGGATACAAACCATCGCAACCACCCATCG ATCATGAGTCTATCGAGCATGATGATACAGCAAAAGCAGAAACAACGGAAGACCAGCCTCCTAAAATTCCCCTTTATCCCAAACCAGACGTGATCAACAACAAGAAAAACGCAGCAGTTCGCAAGGACAAGAAGAAACAGATGGAGAAGCATCGCTTCGTGGGCCATTTGGACTACTCGCCTAATCCCATCGACAAGCACGAGCCAGAATTT GGTCCCTGCAGGAGGAAGCTGGACGGAACTATTCAAAGTATGAAAGACACTTCCCGCATCATGGCTCTTTCCCTTTACCTTCCCAACTGTGACAGAAAGGGATTCTTCAAGCGTAAACAG TGCAAACCATCCCGTGGCCGGAAGCGAGGCATCTGCTGGTGCGTGGACAAATACGGCGCGCAGCTGCCCGGCACCGACTACAGCGGCGGCAACATCCAGTGCAAGGATCTGgaaaacagcaacaacaacgaGTGA